One window of Corvus moneduloides isolate bCorMon1 chromosome 13, bCorMon1.pri, whole genome shotgun sequence genomic DNA carries:
- the ANKRD34C gene encoding ankyrin repeat domain-containing protein 34C, with amino-acid sequence MDEVTELELGGNSLLKAVWLGRLRLTRLLLEGGAYINESNEKGETALMVACITTHVDQQSIHKAKMVKYLLDNRADPNIQDKSGKTALMHACIRGAGGDVVSLLLESGADPSLEDHSGASALVHAINAEDKAVLQHLLNACRAKGKEVIIITMDTSASGTKTAKQYLNVAPALEFKERPPPEEGAAPSSTHLKNPISAPSPAEKESSILTPHPSNTGDTEPPSPGQRAARRAHLPRLKRLRSEPWGLVAPSVLAASAHRDDTRVCTDNEVITGISDLSLSKKPSLTRSSSSKGRDPSLFPPVDEQALGPLAWKATHEKSPSTHPCLPRSITVPEEPESTSSATSSPAGMETPHWWRTGTEHNGDSQVTEVGKGPSERRKLSGSHLALLDGSCESPSGSASTSPSTGRRRPPSLLERRGSGTLLLDHISHTRPGYLPPLNVNPNPPIPDIGSSKALSPLAAGLKPLVPLTPSSPRRGDLRAHRKLLRRHSMQAEQMRHLSDFEEVVAQ; translated from the coding sequence atgGATGAAGTGacggagctggagctggggggcAACTCGCTCCTGAAGGCCGTGTGGCTCGGCCGGCTCCGGTTGAcccggctgctgctggaagggggGGCTTACATCAACGAGAGCAATGAGAAGGGGGAGACTGCCCTGATGGTGGCCTGCATCACCACGCACGTCGACCAGCAGAGCATCCACAAGGCCAAGATGGTGAAGTACTTGCTGGACAACAGAGCTGATCCCAACATCCAGGACAAGTCTGGGAAAACCGCCCTCATGCATGCCTGTatccgtggggctgggggagatgtggtgtccctgctgctggagagtgGGGCAGACCCCAGCCTGGAAGACCACTCGGGAGCCTCAGCACTGGTCCACGCCATCAACGCTGAAGacaaggctgtgctgcagcacctcctgaATGCCTGCAGAGCCAAAGGGAAGGAGGTGATCATCATCACCATGGACACATCAGCCTCTGGCACCAAGACTGCCAAGCAGTACCTGAACGTTGCCCCTGCGCTGGAGTTCAAGGAGAGGCCTCCCCCGGAGGAGGGTGCAGCCCCCTCCAGTACTCACCTGAAAAATCCCATCTCAGCACCTTCCCCTGCTGAGAAGGAGAGCAGCATTCTCACCCCACACCCTTCAaacactggggacactgagcCACCCTCCCCGGGCCAGAGAGCTGCCCGGAGAGCCCACCTGCCCCGACTGAAGCGACTGCGGTCAGAGCCATGGGGTCTGGTGGCACCCTCGGTGCTGGCGGCCTCTGCGCACCGCGATGACACGCGGGTCTGCACTGACAACGAGGTCATCACGGGCATCAGTGACCTCTCACTCTCCAAAAAGCCCTCCCTCAcccggagcagcagcagcaagggaagggacccctctctcttccccccaGTGGATGAGCAGGCACTGGGGCCACTGGCTTGGAAAGCCACCCACGAGAAGAGCCCAAGCACCCACCCATGCCTGCCCCGGAGCATCACGGTCCCAGAGGAGCCAGAGAGCACCAGCTCGGCCACCAGCTcacctgcagggatggaaaCTCCACACTGGTGGAGGACAGGCACTGAACACAACGGAGATTCCCAGGTCACCGAGGTGGGGAAGGGGCCATCAGAGAGGAGGAAGCTGAGCGGGTCCCACCTGGCCTTGCTGGATGGTTCCTGTGAGTCTCCCTCCGGCAGCGCCAGCACATCGCCCAGCACTGGCCGGCGCCGGCCACCCAGCTTGCTGGAGAGGCGAGGATCCGGGACCCTGCTGCTGGACCACATCTCCCACACAAGACCAGGATATCTGCCCCCCCTGAACGTGAACCCCAACCCCCCGATTCCTGACATTGGCTCCAGCAAAGCCCTCTCCCCGCTGGCTGCTGGGCTGAAGCCCCTGGTGCCACTCACGCCCAGCTCGCCCAGGCGGGGTGATCTGAGAGCCCACAGGAAGCTTCTCCGCAGACATTCCATGCAGGCAGAGCAGATGCGGCACCTCTCCGATTTCGAGGAGGTCGTGGCACAGTAG